In Corvus moneduloides isolate bCorMon1 chromosome 3, bCorMon1.pri, whole genome shotgun sequence, one DNA window encodes the following:
- the SH3YL1 gene encoding SH3 domain-containing YSC84-like protein 1 isoform X5 yields MNNPIPSNLKSEAKKAAKILREFTEITSRNGPDKIIPPHVIAKAKGLAVLSVIKAGFLVTARGGSGIVLARLPNGTWSAPSAIGIAGLGGGFEIGIEVSDLVIILNHERAVEAFAKGGNLTLGGNLTVAIGPLGRNLEGDVALRSSAAVYTYCKSRGLFAGVSLEGTCLIERKETNRKFYGQDIRASAILLGDVPFPAQANDLYEILASFTEVYENEEQKNNPGKSVREQRRLKRIQTNFILNFPMIMHLWITLGVIQ; encoded by the exons A TGAACAACCCTATACCTTCCAACCTGAAGTCAGAAGCTAAAAAGGCAGCTAAAATACTACGAGAATTTACAGAAATAACTTCCAGAAATGGACCAGATAAAATTATACCAC CTCACGTAATAGCTAAAGCCAAAGGCCTTGCAGTTTTGTCTGTTATCAAAGCTGGATTTTTGGTGACTGCTCGAGGTGGAAGTGGAATTGTATTAGCTCGGCTTCCTAATGGAA CCTGGTCTGCTCCTTCTGCAATAGGAATTGCTGGCCTTGGTGGTGGATTTGAAATTGGAATTGAG GTCTCAGACTTAGTGATCATACTGAATCATGAAAGAGCAGTAGAAGCTTTTGCCAAAGGAGGGAATCTTACACTTGGAGGAAACCTTACTGTGGCAATTGGACCTCTGGGGAG AAACTTAGAAGGGGACGTTGCCCTAagaagctctgctgctgtctaTACATACTGCAAATCTCGAGGACTGTTTGCAGGTGTATCTCTGGAAGGGACCTGTTTaattgaaaggaaagaaacaaatcGCAA GTTTTATGGGCAGGACATTCGTGCTAGTGCCATCCTGCTTGGTGACGTGCCTTTCCCTGCTCAAGCAAATGATCTTTATGAAATTCTAGCATCCTTCACTGAAGTGTATGAAAATgaagagcaaaaaaataatccagGAAAATCTGTAAGGGAACAAAGAAGG CTAAAAAGAATACAAACAAACTTTATCCTGAACTTCCCAATGATTATGCATCTGTGG